A region of Sphingomonas crusticola DNA encodes the following proteins:
- a CDS encoding lipopolysaccharide biosynthesis protein, with the protein MNMHGFMTPAGQADEQEIGMAGRAWAWIVERRWLLGVVVLPTLLVALYLFAYASDQYESEAHFLVRSSAGSVAPAAGVSAVIGMVTGSSGASNEATSVADYLTSHDAVERLRHEDRLVDRFRRPGVDLLSRLTPANPTPERLLRYFRKQVAVKYHSDTGITVVEVRSFNPQDSYDIARKLIQIGEERVNMLNTRSYTDAIDNARRQLADAEAALAISNSQMTAFRRNRGDIDPQASGQAQLGIVSNLTSQVAQARAQLNAMGGMISHSSPQYQALAAHVAALQAQLGAQNGRLAGGSRAIANDISGFQALEMRRGFLAKRYEAAAAGLERALQQAQEQQLYLVRVVDANMPVKALFPERWRILLTVVISLLLVYSIGWLIAAGVREHAA; encoded by the coding sequence ATGAACATGCATGGCTTCATGACTCCCGCCGGCCAGGCGGACGAGCAGGAGATCGGAATGGCCGGCCGCGCCTGGGCCTGGATCGTCGAACGGCGATGGCTCCTCGGCGTCGTGGTTCTGCCAACCTTGTTGGTGGCGCTCTACCTGTTCGCCTACGCGTCGGATCAGTACGAATCCGAGGCGCATTTCCTGGTGCGCAGCTCAGCAGGCTCGGTGGCACCGGCCGCCGGCGTAAGCGCCGTCATTGGAATGGTGACCGGTTCGAGCGGAGCCTCAAACGAGGCGACGAGCGTGGCCGATTATCTGACGTCCCATGACGCGGTCGAGCGGCTGCGGCATGAGGATCGACTGGTAGACCGGTTCCGCAGGCCGGGCGTCGATTTGCTCAGCCGGCTGACGCCGGCCAATCCCACGCCCGAGCGGCTGCTGCGCTATTTTCGGAAGCAGGTGGCGGTAAAATATCATAGCGATACCGGCATCACGGTGGTCGAAGTGCGCAGCTTCAATCCTCAGGACAGCTATGACATTGCACGCAAGCTGATCCAGATCGGTGAAGAGCGTGTCAACATGCTCAACACGCGCAGCTATACCGACGCGATCGACAATGCGCGGCGCCAGCTTGCCGACGCCGAGGCGGCGCTGGCCATTTCGAATTCCCAGATGACTGCATTTCGCCGCAACCGCGGTGACATCGATCCGCAGGCATCGGGCCAGGCGCAGCTCGGTATCGTTTCCAATCTGACCAGTCAGGTTGCGCAAGCGCGCGCCCAGTTGAACGCGATGGGCGGCATGATCAGTCATTCGAGCCCGCAATATCAGGCGCTGGCCGCGCATGTGGCGGCGTTGCAGGCGCAATTAGGCGCGCAAAATGGCCGCCTCGCCGGCGGCAGCAGGGCGATCGCCAACGACATTAGCGGCTTTCAGGCGCTGGAAATGCGGCGCGGTTTCCTAGCGAAACGCTACGAAGCGGCCGCCGCGGGCCTGGAGAGGGCTTTGCAACAGGCCCAGGAACAGCAGCTTTACCTCGTCCGCGTGGTAGACGCCAACATGCCCGTAAAGGCGCTCTTTCCGGAGCGGTGGCGGATCCTGCTCACGGTCGTGATCTCCTTGCTGCTGGTCTATTCCATCGGCTGGCTGATCGCCGCGGGCGTCCGCGAACACGCGGCTTGA
- a CDS encoding D-glycero-alpha-D-manno-heptose-1,7-bisphosphate 7-phosphatase produces MSSLKHPDSPTRPAAFLDRDGVINVDHGYTFRPEDLELTPTAAEGIRLLNEAGYPVLVVTNQSGVARGLYGTADVELFHRRINEELAGQGARIDAFYYCPYHPDGIVADFAFEHRDRKPGSGMILRAMREWNIARDGSFLIGDKASDAEAAAGAGIASLLIAPNEGDLAAAVRAFLPNPGDGRTQSSATPESGT; encoded by the coding sequence ATGTCGTCACTCAAGCATCCGGACAGCCCCACGCGACCCGCCGCATTCCTCGACCGGGATGGCGTGATCAACGTCGATCACGGCTATACCTTTCGGCCCGAGGACCTCGAACTCACGCCGACGGCGGCCGAGGGCATCCGGCTGCTCAACGAGGCAGGCTATCCGGTGTTGGTCGTCACCAACCAATCGGGCGTCGCGCGCGGCCTGTATGGAACAGCCGATGTTGAACTGTTCCACCGCCGCATCAACGAGGAGCTCGCCGGGCAGGGCGCGCGCATCGATGCCTTCTATTATTGCCCCTACCATCCGGACGGCATCGTCGCCGATTTCGCGTTCGAACATCGCGATAGAAAGCCCGGCTCAGGGATGATCCTGCGCGCGATGCGTGAATGGAACATCGCTCGCGACGGCAGCTTCCTGATCGGGGACAAAGCGAGCGACGCTGAAGCTGCGGCGGGCGCCGGTATAGCTTCGCTGTTGATCGCGCCGAACGAGGGGGATCTTGCTGCGGCCGTGCGCGCCTTCCTTCCCAACCCAGGTGATGGTCGCACCCAATCCTCCGCCACGCCAGAGTCAGGGACCTGA
- a CDS encoding AGE family epimerase/isomerase: protein MLNDYVAWIRDLALPTWADRGFDADAGRFRERLDHVGAPIAVPHRAMVQARQIFVFAHAAECGWSTEGTQLAERAMASLERDFAEHDGDETSFAFSIDPATRAIVSPVRDAYAHAFVLFSIAALYRLNGNDRLLELADRTVRFVERRLTDPLYGGLFDALPAPGEKRQNPHMHLLEAYLFLERAAPGRGYVERAAGLVALFRQHFVANERLLEYFAEDWSVSARAVWEPGHHFEWVWLLGEYAALSGEDTTRWADALYASAIGQGLAGGLIVDEISAGDDAILKNSHRVWPHTEAIKAAATRHAAGDADAHRFADAMAAGLIGTFLDRPFAGGWTDHVTAVGLPLVDYVPASSLYHLVLAGSVAAKGFAAAPTLAKAER, encoded by the coding sequence ATGCTCAACGACTATGTCGCCTGGATCAGAGATTTGGCCTTGCCCACTTGGGCCGACCGGGGATTCGACGCCGACGCCGGCCGCTTCCGTGAGCGGCTCGATCATGTTGGAGCGCCGATCGCCGTACCCCATCGGGCGATGGTGCAGGCACGCCAGATCTTCGTGTTCGCGCACGCTGCCGAGTGTGGCTGGTCAACCGAGGGTACGCAGCTGGCCGAGCGGGCGATGGCTTCGTTGGAGCGCGATTTCGCCGAACATGACGGTGACGAGACGTCGTTTGCTTTCTCGATCGATCCTGCCACTCGCGCGATCGTGTCGCCGGTGCGCGATGCTTACGCGCACGCCTTCGTGCTATTCTCCATCGCCGCGCTCTACCGCCTCAACGGCAATGACCGGTTGCTCGAACTGGCCGATCGGACGGTTCGCTTCGTTGAGCGGCGACTGACCGATCCGCTCTATGGCGGGCTGTTCGATGCCCTGCCGGCGCCCGGGGAGAAGCGACAAAATCCCCATATGCACCTGCTCGAAGCCTATCTTTTCCTTGAGCGCGCCGCACCGGGGCGAGGCTATGTCGAGCGCGCTGCCGGATTGGTGGCGCTGTTCAGGCAACATTTCGTCGCCAACGAACGCCTGCTCGAATATTTCGCCGAGGATTGGAGCGTTTCTGCGCGTGCGGTTTGGGAGCCGGGCCACCATTTCGAATGGGTCTGGCTGCTGGGCGAATATGCCGCGCTTTCCGGCGAGGACACTACCCGATGGGCCGATGCACTCTACGCCTCGGCAATTGGCCAGGGCCTCGCCGGCGGGCTTATTGTCGACGAGATTTCGGCCGGTGACGATGCGATTCTGAAAAACTCTCACCGCGTCTGGCCGCATACGGAAGCCATCAAGGCGGCGGCGACGCGCCATGCCGCCGGCGATGCGGATGCGCATCGCTTTGCGGACGCGATGGCGGCAGGGTTGATCGGCACCTTTCTTGACCGGCCGTTCGCCGGCGGATGGACCGATCACGTGACCGCGGTCGGCCTGCCGTTGGTCGATTATGTGCCGGCGAGTTCGCTCTATCACCTCGTGTTGGCGGGCAGCGTCGCGGCAAAAGGCTTTGCAGCGGCGCCTACGCTTGCCAAGGCAGAACGATGA
- the rfaE1 gene encoding D-glycero-beta-D-manno-heptose-7-phosphate kinase yields the protein MTTYLDHLSDYRVAVIGDVMLDCYMSGTVSRISPEAPVPVMRVTEERAVPGGAANVAANLASLGLGVNLVGLAGQDGAREELIALLGRMGDIDCRGIAAVAGRRTTRKLRVIGAHQQIVRVDHEDAIPCSAEIETGFLEEVGGAIDAADVVILSDYGKGVCSDRAIRTVIERAATAGKKVLVDPKRTDFTAYRGAFVLTPNRKELTDATGLPCETDEEAAIAVARAQEMCGANILLTRSEKGMSFFPIGGTPLHLATVAQDVFDVSGAGDTVVAVLAASVAAGMPFQDGMRMANHAAGIVVSKLGTASVTREELAASLLAESTTSDINDGRLLDREALVALRWAWAREKLTVGIANGCFDLIHPGHISLIGQAAASCDRLIMALNTDASVKRLKGPSRPIQDETARAAVMGAIKGVAAVTLFDEETPLELIEALQPDVLIKGADYTIDRVVGADIVHKRGGRVVLAEISEGQSTSRLVAASATGG from the coding sequence ATGACGACCTATCTCGACCATCTGTCCGACTATCGCGTTGCCGTGATCGGTGACGTCATGCTGGATTGCTATATGTCCGGCACGGTCAGCCGCATCTCCCCCGAGGCACCCGTGCCGGTGATGCGCGTGACCGAGGAGCGCGCGGTGCCAGGCGGCGCCGCCAACGTCGCCGCCAATCTCGCCAGTTTGGGGCTGGGCGTTAATCTGGTCGGCCTGGCGGGACAGGATGGCGCGCGCGAGGAGCTGATCGCCTTGCTCGGGCGCATGGGCGATATCGACTGCCGTGGAATCGCCGCAGTCGCCGGCCGGCGCACCACCCGCAAATTGCGCGTAATCGGCGCGCATCAGCAGATTGTACGTGTCGACCATGAAGATGCGATCCCATGCTCGGCCGAAATCGAGACCGGCTTCCTCGAGGAGGTCGGAGGCGCGATCGACGCGGCAGACGTCGTCATTCTTTCGGATTACGGCAAAGGTGTGTGCTCGGATCGTGCCATTCGCACGGTGATCGAGCGGGCCGCTACCGCCGGCAAAAAGGTGCTGGTCGACCCTAAACGGACGGATTTCACCGCCTATCGCGGCGCCTTCGTCCTCACGCCGAACCGCAAGGAATTGACCGATGCCACCGGTCTGCCCTGTGAAACAGACGAGGAGGCCGCCATTGCAGTGGCGCGGGCGCAAGAGATGTGCGGCGCCAACATCCTGCTGACCCGTTCGGAGAAGGGTATGTCCTTTTTCCCGATCGGGGGGACACCCCTCCATCTGGCGACTGTTGCGCAGGACGTGTTCGATGTTTCGGGTGCGGGCGATACGGTGGTTGCGGTGCTGGCCGCTTCGGTGGCCGCCGGCATGCCGTTCCAGGACGGCATGCGCATGGCCAATCACGCGGCCGGTATCGTGGTCTCCAAGCTGGGAACCGCGAGCGTGACGCGCGAGGAATTGGCCGCATCCCTCCTCGCTGAAAGCACCACGTCGGACATCAATGACGGCCGCCTGCTCGATCGCGAGGCACTGGTAGCCTTGCGCTGGGCGTGGGCGCGCGAGAAGCTGACCGTCGGCATTGCCAATGGCTGCTTCGACCTCATCCACCCGGGCCATATTTCGCTGATCGGACAGGCGGCGGCGAGCTGCGACCGCCTGATCATGGCGCTCAATACCGACGCTTCGGTCAAAAGGCTTAAAGGCCCATCACGTCCGATCCAGGACGAGACTGCGCGCGCTGCCGTGATGGGTGCGATCAAGGGCGTGGCGGCGGTGACCTTGTTCGATGAAGAAACCCCGCTCGAACTGATCGAGGCGCTCCAACCCGACGTGCTGATCAAGGGCGCGGATTATACGATCGACCGCGTGGTCGGTGCTGATATCGTGCATAAGCGGGGCGGGCGTGTCGTATTGGCGGAGATCAGTGAAGGTCAATCGACGTCACGATTGGTTGCCGCCAGTGCCACTGGCGGCTGA
- a CDS encoding FkbM family methyltransferase has protein sequence MLNLLIGSRVQVDGGDYILTQEGVAGCALYGPYERLAPGNYTVEFSIAASGGFVPHRDLVCAIVDVVAEQGKIEAAFDFVFASQLAAGEAKIVLPFTVHEASDSFEYRVHVNGSVPLLVASNPTIARVNGVLPPVNVREESELLTLHRPMLKYLYDHNVDIEILSGSLVLSVNGVFFNARCYDDVNFVDELFFKSAYNVISAENTCIIDVGMNIGLASLIFAAKPQVREVHAFEPFPSTYARGLANLSLNPALASKIKTNNFGLSDKNEDTTFLVHETSDSGARSTRDQEGGTPTNLSVRDAATVLGPIIASARSRGLQVIAKIDCEGSEFPVFQSLAKAGLFSEITALMVEWHRVFEGRTQRELIQPLTDAGFISFDLTPPHGNGFFYAVKAV, from the coding sequence GTGCTCAATCTTCTGATCGGATCCCGCGTGCAGGTCGACGGCGGCGACTACATCTTGACCCAGGAGGGAGTAGCTGGTTGCGCCTTGTACGGTCCGTATGAGCGCCTGGCGCCTGGCAATTATACCGTTGAGTTCTCGATTGCTGCGAGCGGGGGCTTCGTTCCCCATCGCGACTTGGTGTGCGCGATAGTCGATGTGGTTGCCGAGCAAGGCAAGATCGAGGCGGCTTTCGATTTCGTATTTGCCTCTCAGCTTGCTGCCGGGGAGGCGAAGATCGTGTTGCCGTTCACGGTACACGAGGCGAGCGACTCTTTCGAATATCGCGTTCACGTGAACGGCTCGGTACCTCTATTGGTCGCGAGCAACCCGACTATAGCGCGTGTTAATGGGGTGCTACCTCCCGTTAATGTCAGGGAAGAGTCAGAATTACTCACGCTCCACCGCCCAATGTTGAAGTACCTATACGATCACAACGTCGATATAGAGATATTGTCGGGCAGTCTGGTGCTGAGCGTTAACGGAGTCTTCTTCAACGCACGCTGCTATGATGATGTTAATTTTGTCGACGAATTATTTTTCAAAAGTGCTTATAATGTTATCAGCGCCGAAAATACTTGCATCATCGATGTAGGGATGAACATTGGCCTCGCCTCGTTGATCTTCGCGGCTAAGCCCCAAGTGCGCGAGGTCCACGCCTTTGAGCCTTTTCCTTCGACATATGCACGAGGACTTGCCAATCTATCTTTAAATCCAGCCCTGGCCTCAAAGATTAAAACCAATAATTTCGGGTTGTCTGATAAAAACGAGGATACGACGTTTCTTGTCCATGAGACTAGTGACTCGGGCGCCAGATCGACGCGCGATCAAGAGGGAGGGACGCCGACCAACCTTTCAGTCCGAGACGCGGCGACGGTGCTGGGCCCGATCATCGCCTCGGCGCGCTCGCGGGGGTTGCAGGTCATCGCGAAGATTGACTGTGAAGGCTCGGAATTCCCCGTCTTTCAGTCGCTGGCCAAAGCTGGACTGTTCAGCGAAATAACCGCCCTCATGGTAGAGTGGCACCGCGTATTCGAGGGTCGAACCCAAAGGGAATTGATCCAGCCTCTGACGGACGCAGGCTTTATTAGTTTCGACCTCACGCCCCCGCACGGAAATGGTTTCTTCTATGCGGTTAAGGCGGTGTAG